tcatttacatttaaattttgttgaaaggtaaattacttaCAGGCTTCACATCAATAAAGGCCCTCTTTGACTCCTGTATGCTCGCCCGAACCAATTTCCTGCCCTTTTTATAGACAGGCGGAGGAAGCAGGATGGGCAGCAGCATCAGGGCGACTTCTCCCCTGGaatctgtaggacaattatggtTGTCATTACCAGTAATATGAGCCAATGTTTTCTTTCCCTGTTAATTTAGTTAGTAATGGTTAGATTTCAATTGTACTGAACTACTCTGCCATTGCCATCCATAAATCTGACTCCTCATACACAAGTAAACTCAAATCCCATCAAGATAACATGCATTTGACAATCCTCCTTTGCCATCACCCTCTCTCCTTGCCTTTTGCAGTTTGCTAACTTGGACtttcttgttagaatgtttGCTTTGTTAGTTAAGTTCCTGTGTGAAGTGTCTGAGTACCCACAAAAATCatcatataaaaacatttaccaaatatgttataaaataaatattttaccatGGGTGAGCTGTTCCTCTGGCACCGATAGTTTTCTTTCGCATTTTGCAAGACGAATGATCTTATCAGAGTAAAGAGCAACCCATGTCTCAAAAAGTTTAGGTGCAGCCTCTCCATAGAGGATCGAAAAATCTTGTGCGATCTAAAAGAAGGACACAAATTGATAAACAATTAGGCAATATACCAACACACATATTTCTATTGCAtaattaaaaagtacatttttccgAACCAAAAAGTGATTTGAAATACAGGACAATTAAGaaattgatataattttttttctagttgACAAGACCTATGATGGCTGAGCTCCACAAAGATTCCACAAAGCACCACAAATATTCTACGTTAAAAGGAAGTAGTTAAATTCACAAGTAGTGATGATGCAAAAGAATGTGCACTAACTCCTTTGAAAAAGAAGTGCGCTTTATATAGCACGCCCTGTGTATACATTCGGATTAGGCAATTAATGGCAGTTTTCCATTCTCTCTCCACCCAGAAAAGGGCCTGATTTCCATTTACCAAACTGAATTCACTTGCAGTGACATGGCCCATACACTTACAACAGTAGCTCAGTTTCTGCACATTTCTGCTGTACCAAACAGGCACCAGGTGCCAACATATATTTTGACATACCATGCCTGGAGTAGTCAGACGGGGGAACTCGCCCAGGATTTCAGGAATAGATTTGGAGTGGTCGGCACGTATCCATCCAGCCCTGTACTGGCAGGTGTCCCGCATATATGCCTCCACCTGAGAGAGGGGCTGAGAGTTGTTCTTTAACCATTCCGAACACTGTAAAGCTCGCTCATCAGATATGGTGGCTGCTGTAAAATACAAAAGATCAAAgtcaaataattattacatgcTACTACCCCAGTGTGCCATCCACTATTTCCTCATGTCACTGATAAGACTGAGTTCCATAGGTTTGAAGTGATGCACACATGTGCAAACATCGATGAAGCAATTGAAGCAGTTTCACAGGAAAAAACAATTAATGGAATACCAGCTCTAGAGCCAGAGCAGAATCCTGCAGAGACTGCAGAAGATGCAGCATTGTAGGCCGCGTAACAAATATGACTCCATACAGAATACTTTGGTATTCGGAACCTGACAGACAATGCTGCAACAGAGGTAAATCAGGGACCGACATTGCATTACCTGGTATGACTGTCCTGCTTGGCACAGTCACTCGTTCCTGCTGTTGCCTGGGCCCGCCTGAGCTCCTCAACCGCTTTCTGATATTGCGGAGTCTCTCTTCGAGGAACCCCGTAGCTGGGTGGTGGTATCGGCCCTGGGTATACCATGTATCCTGAcaagatataaaaataaccatGCAAGTCCATGAGCCTAAAATGTCGACTAGACTCTGCATATACATTCAATCTTTTTTAGATAGCATTTAGTTTTACTTCACAAAATGTACTCACAAAACCACTGCCACTGCCATCCTTTAAGCAGGGGAACGTATTAATCATGGCGGAAGCAAGGGCAATTTTGATCACAGCGGAAGGTCTGAAAAAGGCCAACACGTACAGATTGAATAATTAGACGATAAACCGTCACACTGTAGCCCATCCTCTGTGTATGTTGCGTCAGACAGGTTAAGAACAAGTACAATCTTGGACATAGCTCTATATGCCAACATGTCACAGGGACTTACCCCTCATCCTACCCCTGTTTCTGACAGCAGAGAAGGGAGATATCTGTCACCATTTTATTTGGTATGACTTGGTTGGGGATCTAAATCATGACCTTTCATAGTCTGAGCGTACactaatcttaaaaaaaaaaaagctcctatAAATTGTTACTCACGTTTGCCCACACTTTTCCATCAGGTGAGACACCAAAATCCGCACCATGACACGCCTCTGCTTTATCGTGATGAGCTTTTCCTTATCCAGGCTCTCAACTATAGCCATGCCATCTGGCACAGCAGAAAGAGCAGTGCGGATATCCTGAAAGAATACAGACAAACAGGCAATTAAACTACACATGCTTTGCTGATGTCCAGCTCTAATGCTTCCTGGaggaaaaaagataacataatgaCACTAATCAACCTGGCTTTTACGAATTGTTGACTTATTTAAAGAAAATGACTTACAAATACTGGAATTGCCTGCAGAACATGTATTATTGGTGGAGCAGTCGTGTCCGGGTTTCCAGCTGCCGTCAGGTCCGGGTTTCCAGCTGCCGTCAGGTCCGGGTTTCCAGCTGCCGTCAGGCCCGGGTTTGCGTTGGCAACTGCGGCAGCTGGCAAATCAGATCTTGGGAGGGTGGCTGGTGGGCAAACTGTGTGCCCAACCTGTGCAGGGCAACTCTTTAGAGCTTTAAACTGCGTTTAAGAGTTGAACAAGCTTTAAAGCTTCAACTCTAACAGCCCCCACGACTAGTCAAATCTGGTCTGGTCACCACTTGGTTGCTCTGTGTTGCACCAAGTGTGTTCAATGTCTGCATCCCCCACCCCTAGTCTCCACTGAAAGTCTTCACGCCCCCAATAGTTCTCAATCTTTTTTACACTACTTCTACCCCAGCTACACACCCCACCACCACGTCAGTCGAATTGTCCTAAAATACCCTATAGCGAAGGGAAATGTAGAAACAGTCCTCATGTTCCCTGTATGATTTTACAGCATGTAATGCATGATGATCAATTAGTGTACTTGGATCAACAGCTGCCAAAGTCTGAGTCTGAGTCACACTGTATGAATGAAAGTGCCGTTCAAAACCTTGGGTTTCCCACTTCTGTACAACAAACCGGGTAGTTGGTTTGTCTGACAATGGACCCAGAAAGATGATGGATTTTAAAAGCCCAAACTGGGGTTCACCATCGGAGTCGTAGGAGAGGAATAGTGTCATGCCTGGTCTGTATTTAGTGCCCTTGAAAGTCACCCAGGCTGGCACCAAAACCTCAGTGAAAACAGGAAAATCTGTAAGATCCTTTTGGAGGTCTTTAAAGCAGTCTATGGCGGACAGAAAGGTGCTGGGCCCTGGGCCAACCTCCGTGATGTGACTCAACACAGAGCCAGACCGAAGGTTGTAACATAGTTGCATCTGATGTCGATACGCCATTGTCTTACAAATATTCCGGAAATTGCATGTGATGTGACTGACACGTTTGAAGAAGTTGTGTTTTGCTTCAAAGCGCATAGACCAAAAGTGTATCAAGGGTCCCAGTTTTCGGATTGCTCGTGGATAGTGGACCATGAAGTGGTGCTTTGGGCGCAAATGTAAATGAGGAAATAGTTCAAGGAAGAGGGAGTGATGCTCCTCAATGATCTTCGTCAAATAGTGTGTTCCAGCGATGGTAATAGAGGGAGAGAAGATGAACTCCATGCGCAGTAGCAAGAGCAGAAGAAGTTCCCATTCCTCGTTTCCCTCAGGGATGAGATCACCAATCATGGTGGGCAGTAGCCGAATAAGGCACCACATTTGAGCTGCTGACTGCCGCATGGTCCCTTCATGGTTTCTGAGATCATTTTTGGTAATGGCAGAGGGCTTGTTCGCCTTGTCACAAAAGCCATAATCGAAGCTTGTGAGTCTGTAGTTTACTTGGTCAAGTGTGACATGTTTTTGCTCAATCAGGGTATTCAAGACAAGTTTGATCTCATACGGTCCTACTCCTTCTAAAATGTCATGCATGATGTCCGGGGCCACATTGTCAGTCACATGATAAAAAGAGAGGTTGTTCAGCTCACTGTCTCTCTTCAATCCTGTGTTTGAAAGGCTTGCAAGTTGCAGATCAGCCTGATGGGTGTGTATATTACGCAGCTGGGCTGGATCTTCCAATGTCTGCTGCGTCGAGACATGTTTGTGCACTTTGCACCACCGGCACATATGGTTAGCAGTGAAACTTTCTGAATAACCAAGGATGGCATTCAAGCCCAAGTTGTCCCCGACCACTTGGACAAGAGAGAACTTAACAACACCTTGAAAAGTGGAGGTGTCAACGGGGATGCCTTCTTTTTCCAGTAATTGCAGCTCTGCAATGATGGGACGCAGGATAACATCAAGACCATATGTTTTGGCATCATCAGATTTGTATACGGCACAAAGAAAGTGTGACCGTAAGCTGGAGAGCAGATCTGGTGGCAGGCTCTTGAGCTGAAAGTAAATGAAGCCGAGCTTGTGTGTTCCAGTCTTTGATCCTAGAGGGTTGACAGTTTCACACTCATCATTGTAAAAAAGAAGTGGAATCGAAGTTTCTTTCAAGAAGAGTGGGTGTGTTTTGCAAAATTCCCCATCAAAGACATCCTGAAGGACTCCACCCTCTCTTTGTTGCCAATCCAGCATTGCCTGTAATATGACAGGATCTTCAAGGACCTGTCTTAGAAGACGTGGAAGTGGAACACGTTGAAAAGTGTCAGGAACTGCGACTTGTTTCACAGTCCCAGTGCTGGAGTCCCTTTTCTGGACATAGGATCCCTCCCCAGGAAAAGTTTCCTCAACTGGTTCAATGAAGCCTCCAGCTTTGAGAAAGTACTGCATCTGTTTATACTCTGTGTCTAGATCTCTGAAGGGCTGAGATGAGTCTTCGAACTCCACCATCAGTTGCTCTACCTCTGGGCTTTGATCATGTCCCAAATGACCAAAAACTGCCATGGTCCTTGATTGCAGTCTACCCACAATGTCAGAGATTAAACCAGAGGTCTGCTCAACAATAAAATGAATGCCGGACCATGTCTGTGAAGACACTGACCTCAAGTGAGCTAAAAAAAGTAGCTACCCGATCAGTGATGCCCTCTGGCTCAATGTCATCCCACTCCTCTACTTCCTCTGCTGGCTGGCCTTCAGCATAAAGGAACTCAGGCTGGACGGAATCTTGAGCAGGTACACCAAGCACATCCTCAACATTTTCATGCCGCTGTAAGTGTCTTCTGAATGATCGCATGTAGCTGAATGTTCTGCCACAGCCAATTTCACAGCACTGGAAATATTTTCCAGCCTGATTAACATGGTGTACCGCccgtaaatgaatgaaaagacttTTCACATTACCAGGAATTTGAGCTTTACATCTAAAGCAAACGTATCCCATGACTCGCCTGAATTCAGAACTAAAAGCGCTAGTCTGTCAGTCTGTTCGTCCGTCCAATTTAGAACTTTGTGAAAATGCTGGCTGTGTGTCTAACTGCAGCACTTACATATTCATTAAATTTCCTAATGAATTTCACCCTCTCGCCTATTCTGGGAATTAAGGCTGTGATTGACTGATGGTCCAGATAACAGAAGCTTTCCTCGTCAACTGCCTCGTCTGAAAGAGAACACAAAATATTACTAAAGGGACCATTCATATAGACCACAATCTCTGCAGAGTTTGCGTGTTCCTCATTCACAACTTGGGAGCTCATGTCATAATGTAACCCACAACTACGTAAAATCAAGTTATTTTTCTGGTACATCAATATGACAGATACGCATTTGACTGTTGGTTTTAGTAGAGTTAATAGCAATAGCATTGGTGTACACTGATCTTCTATAGTCCACGATAATGCAATCAAAGTCCTTTGTTCACTGCATATGATGATATTTGACACATCTTTCTTTCATTTACAGAATGAATGCAACTATTTTTGCAACTAACCTCCCATTAGATGGTGGTAAATATGAATTCAGATACAGTGATGAGGAAAACAAGCAGCTGGCAACCCTAGGCCCCCCAAAATTAACtaataatttgtctttttttatggtcttttttcaaatgaaatgcattCTTAACTGTTCTGGCTACTTGTGGATTGTTGAGAACATGGGttttaaataacattgttttcatTACTTTCCACTATCATACAGTGTTGTCGTATTGCAACGAACCctaacaaaatattaagaaaatgtcttGATTATGTTGacttggtctattttaaaacacaaaaatgcaccccaaacattttttaccaactgggatcataatgtgtaccatagagtGTTTGTCATCACTGTCTAGAGCAGGGATGagctaactttttgacttgcaggctgatttaacaaaatagacGGATTCAAGCCATGATTCCATGTTGTATGTTATctaatactttggaaagaacgggctgtagtttgcccacccctgatgtagtgtGAATGTGGAAATATAGTGGCCCTCTCCATCATCTAATTTGCCCACAGTGGACAGTAAACTACTTCACCACAGTtgaaatgcagcaatatatattggaatcacAAGATGGATCACTCAGTGTTAAACATGTGGGTATTGGTATAAGCTACAGTGACTGACTAGACAACGACATATCCTATGTACAGAGCATATAGTAGGCACAGTAGCTAGTGTAAAACAATATCCATAAAAATTaaggcatgaagatgacttTGCTTACCTCTAAACCTTTCAATCAGCCCCGGTAGCTGCCACTCTGTCAATTTGGATATGACAAAATCATCCATCGATGTTATTCAAAAAACTGACACATCACACAGAGGGTCCATAAGATAAATATACCATGAAAGGAAATTAGATTCAGTAATCCTAACGTATTCtccacattttatatatatgcgACTTGCAAAACTGTCGTCGAATTCGCGCCCCAACTAGCTCAAACTTATTACAATGGACTATCGGTGGCTAGCTAGCGGAAGCTAACACGCGGCGgcctagctaaaaaaaaatcaacgacTCACCAGCACGCTCGTATTAATACACGCGATTCTCtaacttgatatcacataaaattTCTAATTGATgagataactgacgttgtcctcataaTTACCACACACAGTGCATGCCTCTTGTAATTTTaacaacatagtttggttcctacaGAGCATTCCCTCCAACGTGGCCAGCGAACACGTTCGCTGGCCACGTTGGAGGGAATGCACAATGGACGTTTGCTAACATTACCAATCGCTTTctgaagctagtactcaacagtgcttcacgaacttacattttaacaaatgCGTGCCTTTAACTCAACTAACCTCCCATTAGatggtaataaatataaattcagATACAGTGGTGAGGAAAACTAACTAGCGGAAGCTAACATGGATATGACAAAATCATCCATCGACGTTATTCAAAAAACTGAAACATCACACAGAGGGTCCATAAGAATAAATATACCATGAAAGGAAATTAGATTCAGTAGTCCAAACGTATTCTcgacatttatatatatatgcgacTTACTAAACTGTCGTCGAATTCGCGACCCAACCAACTCAAACTTATTACAATGGACTATCGGTGGCTAGCTAGCGGAAGCTAACACGCGGCGgcctagctaaaaaaaaacatcgacTCACCAGTACGCTCGTATTAATACACGTGATTCTCtaacttgatatcacataaaattttaaatcgacgagataactgacgttgtcctcataactatcacacatagtgcatgcctcttgtaatttcaaaaacatagtttggttcctaAATAGCCATgttggagggaatggaagtttgctaaCATTACCAATCGCTTTctgaagctagtactcaacagtgcttcacgaacttacattGTAACAACTACAtgaagctttatataataatataaagtcaattgtACGGTAAAACATTAGTTACAAACCTTTCTCCGTGCTGCGCTGCCTCCGTCTCCTCAAAAGAAAAGTGCGGTCCGAACAGTAAGTTTTAACAAAGTAGGTTTGTGGGCGGTGCTTTGTTGCGCATGCCCAAACAtctacccaacgctttgggttgtccaaaataacccaacacaacaacattgaaatcacaacccagcagcaaataacctagcacccaacagagataacccagcgaattgggttctcagaatacccaactcaataaaaataacccaattaaatgacccaacaggctcaacccagcgattgggtcaaaaaaataacccagcatttttaagagtgtaaatGTTAGCCGGCAGCTAGTAAAGACAAGCAATGTAAggccaaaagtattttttccccttctgcCCCAAAACACACTTAAGTTATAGTGGCGTCGCTGGGAGCAATTTCTGGTTCACTGTCTATATGTAAATAG
This DNA window, taken from Doryrhamphus excisus isolate RoL2022-K1 chromosome 4, RoL_Dexc_1.0, whole genome shotgun sequence, encodes the following:
- the LOC131127533 gene encoding uncharacterized protein LOC131127533, with the protein product MAIVESLDKEKLITIKQRRVMVRILVSHLMEKCGQTPSAVIKIALASAMINTFPCLKDGSGSGFDTWYTQGRYHHPATGFLEERLRNIRKRLRSSGGPRQQQERVTVPSRTVIPAATISDERALQCSEWLKNNSQPLSQVEAYMRDTCQYRAGWIRADHSKSIPEILGEFPRLTTPGMIAQDFSILYGEAAPKLFETWVALYSDKIIRLAKCERKLSVPEEQLTHDSRGEVALMLLPILLPPPVYKKGRKLVRASIQESKRAFIDVKPVGTNMVEYLEQAESLRAYPYVLLLSDGILCSQAFAIISGKAIPSDTALAAVDTCFKSFYILDCNYPNECAPTWQFLQSTVFELEGTVSPSVTFLKTQLLSCH
- the LOC131127529 gene encoding uncharacterized protein LOC131127529, whose protein sequence is MAVFGHLGHDQSPEVEQLMVEFEDSSQPFRDLDTEYKQMQYFLKAGGFIEPVEETFPGEGSYVQKRDSSTGTVKQVAVPDTFQRVPLPRLLRQVLEDPVILQAMLDWQQREGGVLQDVFDGEFCKTHPLFLKETSIPLLFYNDECETVNPLGSKTGTHKLGFIYFQLKSLPPDLLSSLRSHFLCAVYKSDDAKTYGLDVILRPIIAELQLLEKEGIPVDTSTFQGVVKFSLVQVVGDNLGLNAILGYSESFTANHMCRWCKVHKHVSTQQTLEDPAQLRNIHTHQADLQLASLSNTGLKRDSELNNLSFYHVTDNVAPDIMHDILEGVGPYEIKLVLNTLIEQKHVTLDQVNYRLTSFDYGFCDKANKPSAITKNDLRNHEGTMRQSAAQMWCLIRLLPTMIGDLIPEGNEEWELLLLLLLRMEFIFSPSITIAGTHYLTKIIEEHHSLFLELFPHLHLRPKHHFMVHYPRAIRKLGPLIHFWSMRFEAKHNFFKRVSHITCNFRNICKTMAYRHQMQLCYNLRSGSVLSHITEVGPGPSTFLSAIDCFKDLQKDLTDFPVFTEVLVPAWVTFKGTKYRPGMTLFLSYDSDGEPQFGLLKSIIFLGPLSDKPTTRFVVQKWETQGFERHFHSYSVTQTQTLAAVDPSTLIDHHALHAVKSYREHEDCFYISLRYRVF